The Leptodactylus fuscus isolate aLepFus1 chromosome 5, aLepFus1.hap2, whole genome shotgun sequence genome segment GATATGAATGTGTAAGGGTGTAAGGGTTTGCGCCCCTTTAAGTGCTCTCCTTGTAtattctgcctctgacactgTGCAGGCTGATTTCCAGGGCTGTATCTATAGGAATGTAGTGGTAGCCCTGAACACTGGAGGGCGCCAAAGTTCCCACTATTTTAAATGCCacgcccacatcacaggttctagccccgccCCTGGTGGCACAACACTAGGTGCATTGTGTCACTAGAAAAAATTTATAGCCTTCAAAGCAcaggtacaccccccccccataaaaaaaaaaaaaatagaatgtcCGGAATTGAAGTGGTTAattaatggactgtaaaaaattttttagtttatttgaattttatcaatttttaaaaatattttatttttttgctttcagCTGGAAGGAACATCCAGAATTTCCCTTTCATGATGAATATTGAGAACATTGGACAATTTTTCTGGATTTATCCCGAGCTTTGGACCATCAATAAATAATTTGCAGTTCGTTGCCCTGCTCCACAACCCGTCCCTTTCTGTTCTTCCCGTACTGACCCCTCTTCACACCAATGTTGTGTCCCCATTGATATCAGTGGGTTTGGGTTTGGGTGAAGTTTGAAAATTTGGTTATAGCTCAGCCGAACTCGTCGAACCCAAACTTTGACGGGTTCACGCAATACttctcggcaatggaggcagcaaATCACAAGGGGAAACAGCggctgaccctaacctatctccagGGGGCTGGGGTCACCAGTATTAGGAGTGGGGTCACATATGGACTCAAAATAAGAATTTGGTTTAAAAAATTCATCAAAAAACTAATGGAAATGGCACATGTGAGGTCAAAGGCAATCTTCAGTTCTGACCGGTCTTGAACTCATTATCTTTTGGCCTGTTATGCTTATGGTGTAAGTAAGGGTTAAAATTTTGTTGTTTTGATACTTCAAGGATGTGACTGATAGAGGAAGATCTCTGTAGACCAGAAGGAAGTCATTATAACAAGGGCGTCCAGCCCAACAGCTGCTTCAAGAAGAGTCTCGGCATTTTTCGACACCTTTAGGCCAGCCGTGTACAAAAGTTCAGAttccatgtgtgtgtgtgtgtgtgtgtgtgtgtgtggggggggggggggttattttcTGCTGTACACATTGACataactcccaacttttgaagaactgcggcaaatgtagctccacccacttttatgttgactccgcccattctcattcatttttcatgtgcccccacacagtataatcctcctacagtcacccgtaaattatatgtcccccctccatctctgcccccagattcatgtccccacatctctgcccccagattcatgtccccccatctctgccctcagattcatgtcccccatctctgccccagattcatgtccccacatctctgcccccagattcatgtccccccatctctgcccccaaattcatgtcccctccatctctgcccccagattcatgtcccccccatctctgcccccagattcatgtcccctatctctgccctcagattcatgtcccccatctctgcccccagattcatgtccccacatctctgcccccagattcatgtcccctccatctttgcccccagtttaatgtcccccctagctcttccccagattcatgtccccccatctctgccccgattcatgtcccccatctctgcccccagattcatgtccccatctctgcccccagattcatgtccccccatctctgcccccagattcatgtccctcatctctacccccagattcatgtccccatctcttcccccagattcatgtcccccatctctgcccccagattcatgtcccctccatctctgcccccagattcatgtccccccatctctgcccccagattcatgtccccatctctgcccccagattcatgtcccttcatctctgcccccagattcatgtcccctccatctctgcccccagattcatatcccctccatctttgcccccagtttcatgtccccccatctctgccccagattcatgtccccccatctctgcccccagattcatgtcccccatctctgcccccagattcatgtcccccatctctgcccccagattcatgccccccatctctgcccccagattcatgtcccccatctctgcccccagattcatgtcccccatctctacccccagattcatgtccctccatctctgccccagattcatgtcccctccatctctgcccccagattcatgtcccccatctctacccccagattcatgtccctccatctctgccccagattcatgtcccctccatctctgcctccagattcatgccccccatctctgtccccagattcatgtcccccaactctgtccccagattcatgtccccccatctctgcccccagattcatgtccccccatctttgcccccagattcatgtccccccatctctgcccccagtgtcatgccgtcccctccttcatctgcccccagtttcatgttccacctcaatgtgtacacacattaaactcaccttttcctcgctcccccgctgctctcttcgcagtctcgctaacacagttgtgggtgcgatgtgacgtcatcacatcgcgactacacagccactagccggagtgccgCGGCAAAGcaaagagctgagctgtgacagctccttgctttagttgcgtatgtattcaactcaaatCTGCATCctccagatgcagatctgagttgaaatcgggacatacctcccgccatttgggaccgcgggacacgtcatcgaaatcgtgaatgtcccgcggaaatcgggacggttgggaggtatgcattggaGACCCTATCCTGAATTCATGGCGAAAAAATGGCTTACCTGTTGACAACCAAAATGGCGGCCATACAGATCCTATAGAAGGTTCCAGTTGGAATTCGTAGATTCCTAAATACCAAAGCTGCTTACTTTTAATAAGACCATGGGGGTTCTATCCCAACATAGGTTCCTATGATGGTGGGCCGAAGGACCCTCAGTCCGACCCTGAACTCGGTGTTAGAATACGGGACACAGGATCTAGATATTTTTGTTTTTGCTCGTCATTTGTCTCCTCCATTGTCCCTAATTCTCGTCCCCTTAATCTTTGACTATTCTGACCTTACCAGTCAGGACTCATCATTAGCTATGGTCTGTGCCAAAACTGATAAAATTTACCTaatattttcttaaaatttttctTCCGAGCCCAGTAAATCATGAAACAAAAAGTTCCCTTTGTCCACTAGAGGTCGCTGCCGTCATATGAAGTTCGGAGCAGGGATCTCTTTCCCCAAGCCGGGCCTCCTAATATAACAGATCTAGTCAGAGGGAATAGCCGGAGCGGAAAATTCATCGGCCCCGAACAGTGTAATATGGTTAAGGGAGGGCCATGGGCTGCATAAAAAAATTAGTCCCAGTCTACAAAGCATCCATTCAGCACGAGACTCCGAGACACATCACACTATGGCTCTCAAGCCGGACTCCTATGTTGTGCTCAACGATGGCCATAAGATGCCAGTGCTTGGATTTGGCACTTTTGCCCCACCAACGGTGAGTGAATATTGGGTAATGCTCAGGTTCCATGTAGTAGCACATTGAGATGCTCCTATAAGGAGTGATATCTCTGCTGTATTTCAATTTGGTCACTGGTGGGCGCTGTCGAGGAGCGTAGGATGCCTGACAGATCCGAATCTAGTCAGTAGGATCACTTGGGATCATTAGATGGAGTGTTTTTACAGTTTCTCTGTTCTGGTCGTAGGACAGACCTCAAGAGCAGATGAAATACTGCAAATGTGAACACACCCAAATACAACTGTTCTAGATTATCCGTATCGGCCCAACTTTCCTAATAAGGAGAGATCCTGCTGACTCCTGTAAGAGCTTGtgaaagaccccacagtataatagctaATGAGTGTCAACAATTcgttggaatattatactgtgtggaggggccactatgggacattataccgtataaTGGTGTACATGTATACTTTGACAGAACTTtggtaggagccctgacagtgtcatacactatgtattatagataggttcctaggagtcctgacagtgtcatacactatgtattatagataggttcctaggagccctgacagtgttatacactatgtattatagataggttcctaggagccctgacagtgtcatacactatgtattatagataggttcctaggagccctgacagtgtcatacactatgtattatagataggttcccgggAGCCCtgacagcagtggcgtaactaccaccatagcagcggtagcagctgccacagggcccgggacattaggggcccggtgacagctgctactgctgctatcattatgctcggaggtcttttcggacccccgagtataatgatcgggcccccctgttggtggaatactttccaccaacagggggccccgaagctgcagcaacggctgagacacaggagctgcagctctggctcctgtcagcgctgcaggacactccccctctctcccccctccctttctctgctgtcctctgccaaccaatgagaggaggaggcggggcttatccctgccgtccagcacagaagagaagaggaagaagctgctccaggaaaatgaaactgaagctacacaggtacgtactggggttacttattactatcaggcatttggggggattacttgtgttttagtaactccatgtgcctcatagtaatagcagttaaccccatcatctccctcacattaacccctgtttgcctcaccataagagttactgatatgtgagacatttgggggtaatagtaatgaagatactttattattacctccatgtctctcacatatcagtaactcttatggtgaggcacacaggggttaatgtgagggagatgatggggttaactgctattactatgaggcacatggagttactaaattgtaatgcacaggaccagatttttttttatccacaatttgtcctggtatagcggtcagcagtgacagtatttagtcctgtaggggccactaagggacataatactgtgtgcagggggccactattgggtataatactgtgtgcaggggccactatgggacataatactgtgtgcaggggccactattgggtataatactgtgtgcaggggccactatgggacataatactgtgtgcaggggccactaagggacataatactgtgtgcaggggccactatgggacataatactgtgtgcaggggccactaagggacataatactgtgtgcaggggccactaagggacataatactgtgtgcaggggccactatgggacataatagagcgcgcaggaatgcgtaggagggactcggtcgagatcttcggtgtcgggggggccccatgtcaaaagttcgccacggggccccgccattcctagttacgccactgcctgacagtgtcatacactatgtattatagataggttcttaggagccctgacagtgacatacactatgtattatagataggttcctaggagccctgacagtgtcatacactatgtattatagataggttcttaggagccctgacagtgtcatacactatgtattatagataggttcctgacagtgttatacactggtTTCTCCAGAGATGAGGACACTCTTGGTAGCTGCTCCCTGCTCTGATTAGTAAAGGAGGGGCCATATTGGGGAAGCCATATTTTCAGCACAGGAATTGCGCTCCAGTAGATGGATCAGAGACATACCTATATATATTAAGGTCATTTTTTTCCTTAGATTTTaaagcagaaaacccctttaataatccttATTACATCTTATTCTACTCAGTACACCAAAGAACAGGCTGGGGAGAGCACCAAGGTGGCCATTGAGGTCGGGTATCGTCACATCGATGGTTCCATTATGTATGGAAACGAGGTCCAAGTCGGTCGAGCCATTAACTCAAAGATCGCTGATGGGACGGTGAAGAGAGAAGACATTTTTTACACTGGGAAGGTGACCATATCTTTTTGGAAACATTTAAATTGTGATCAATGAGAGATATTCTAGATTTACCTAGATTCTCATTAAAATGACCTCTAGGGGGCGATACTCAGAtgctttttttcatttatttctatagcTCTGGAATAATTATCACACTCCCGAGAGAGTCCGCCTCGCCCTGGAGAAATCTCTGAGGGATATGCAATTGGATTACTTGGATCTCTTCCTTTTCCACACACCCGTGGAGTTCAAGGTTTGTCCAGCGATGGATTTTGTAACGTGTAGTATTTTTTTtgtaggccctgttcacatttgCCTGGAAAATTCTTAAATTGCATAAGATTTGATACAGTGACATTCTTCCCATCAAAACAATGGCACCATAATGGAATCCTAAAGGGCTTTATTGTAAGTCAATGGCAGTGGGGTACGGTCCACCTTGgggcactgcagatttttttttgcatgtttgtGCTGTTGTTTGGAATTTGTCCTTTTAATGGATTGAACCATTATGGAATGGGAGCAGAAACTTGGTATGACCCATGTAGAGTGTTCTGGGAAGGAAGAGGAGGCAAGGTGTCTTCTCCGGTCCTTGAAAGTGAGAAGGGGAACTGGGGCTCCAACTAATGTGGAGACCACCCAACGAGTTCAGTCCTTTGTGGATCCAGCAGACATGAGATGGGAGTTATCCCTGCTTGGCTAATCTTATACAGAGTGTGGCAGATACAAAGCTGAGTATAAGATATCTTAGAGCCACAACCCttcgccagaggattaaaaaggcAACCTACTGATCTACATCCGTCAGTGAGAACCTGTAGAGTCCTGATACATTTTTTGGAGAAACTCTACTACCTTGCATGTCCCCTCAGCACTGAACCAGCCCAGGGACAGAGCAGCAAGAGTTGGTCATGACTGTGACTACCACAAGCACTACTCCTCCCAACGTCATGGCCTCCCCAATAGGTTTCTGACGCTTCTAGTGGCATCACACACAGAATCTATCCCCTCTTTGCTTTGTATCAGATCCATCATTTGGGTGAATAACCTCTATATTTTATGCAAGGCTCAAATTGCAAGTTGTCTCCACTAGTTGTTACCAAGCCAGAGTCAAAGGGTTTGAGTGTGTTGCTTAACAGACTGTGTAAGCCAAGTGGATCTATCCGCATTGTTGAAGCATCTAAAGACCGAATCCTGCCAAGAAACTTTATCTTTGTGCTGTTGACGTGACAAAACTGGAGAAACTTTGGATTACAAATTGTTCCAGCACCAGAGAGGTTAATCAGCCTTATCGTTGTGATGTCGTAACTCGAGTGAAATTCTTACAGTCCTGGATTGTGGTTTCCTGTGTTAGATATATTGCAACTGTTGGGGAAAAATGTTTTTGAAGatttttgtgccaaaaattgcAAGTTCGGAGACCTCGGCCATTGTGGGATTGATCATCACTGTGCCTAGAGACCAGCCCTGAACAGACCAGCCCTGAACAGACCAGCCCTGAACGGACCAGCTCTGTAGAATTTTTGCTGCGTCCCACATCGCTCCTCTGTAGAGGTTAATTTTTGGCTGTGGTGCGAAAGTCCTAGGCTGCCTAGCACCTCAGAAAAACTAAAGCAAGGAACTTATCTACAGCCCCTTGTTCCTATGGGGAGGTCCTATTGGCCAGAACAGAAGGAAGAGACTCTAGATGCCTCCACCTTGTGTAAGCCTGAACTCAGTCAAACCTACTCACATCcaagaccacctctctgacaTCACCCAGAAACGGAGAGAAAGTTCATCAGAACTGCCCAAGACAATGAGTGAGCTGAACTCTTGTGATTTTCACTCCATCATGACCCATCTGCCACCTGTGTGAGACCTAAGCCAAGACCACAGCGACTGGTTATGGAGTGATGAGACCAAGGTCAGAGAGCTCCTCGTGGAGATCACTCCCATATCTGTTGCCAGAGCTAGCTGAAGCCTGTGTTGTTGCCCCCACCATGACAATTGTGACCCATTGTACCCACCTATTTATTGGGTTGCAGAATCTCAAACTGGAGCAGGAGAAGGTCTATTCCCATCACTGGGCTGGACGGGAGCCCCAAGTAGAGATTGAGGAGGTAGACCAGAGGAGAGGTGTAGTCCACCGGCTGTGGGTTCCTGGAGGAACAGTGGGACCACCTAAGGGTCTTTGCCCATCGGAGGTCTGTAAAGAGGCTTGGGCCTCCAGAACATCTATAAGATCTTCACCCTGGAGAGTTTACTTCACCATGAAGACCGGACCTAAATGCTACTGGGTGGCCAATATGGACTGAGTCCAGGTGTCGTCTCCTCTCCCGAGGCTTGGGAGGAATCTTCCACTGTTGTCCAGTGTTGCTGCTTTGTGTGGTGACCCAAATGTCGATGTTAACAAAGTCTGACTTGGAAGATTGTTTCCATTTCTTCACTtcttatgctccagtcacatccagagcagcacagCATGCTTCCTACAGAATCTGAACCCGCAACGAGGACTCGTGAGTCCTAACTAGATTTGGTAAACAATGAACAATAAAGACAAATTTTAAATGCAGCTCTGGTGGTGACTAGAGAAGACATGATGTCACTAAATAGATATActtaaaaaatttacaaaaatggcTGAAACCTGTTTCTTTTTCCCTCCAGCCCGGAGATGAGCTCTATCCTGAGGATGAAAACGGGAAACCATTTTTTCATTACACAGATATTTGCGATAAATGGAAGGTAAATtataacctcccccccccctcattaaGGTTTACTAAATTTAGGTTATGTCATTGCTCAGAAATTTctggaaaaaagggaaaaaaactgcaaaaatagcGACATCACCGGACAATGTGAAGGTTAATATATCATGTTGTGGCATTAAAGGGGAACCCCTCTATAGTATCCAGACCAGACAGAACCTAACAAAAAGCAGCATTCCCTCCAGCCCATCAGGCCCAGGCATGGGTTACGTTGTttgaccattcatttgaatgatatAGTGTAATACCACATTTCACCCGTAGTGGTCGCTGCAGGTAAATCTGCCACAAACAATGTATCGAATTAATAACACATCAATAATTGTATCATTTTAAGTAACATTGTAAAACAATCAATTTTTGACTTTTGTCTCCAACTCTCCCCAAGACCGGCCCCAATTCTGACTCGTGGTCTTGATGAcaaatttgataaatttggttaTTTCCAGGCTTTGGAGGCGTGCAAGGACGCTGGACTCGTCCGATCCATCGGTGTCTCCAATTTTAATCGTAGGCAGTTGGAACGGATTCTGAACATGCCGGGACTGAAGTACAAGCCAGTGTGTGACCAGGTGACTATCAAGTATTTCCTTCCTTCTACCCCTACATGGAGAACCTTCTGTCCACCTCGGTGACCAGTGCCCATGGGCCGTTCTACAGTTCAGAAGAGGATCGAGAAGACCATAAAACCTGTCCTGTTCCACAAAACATGTCCCCCCCTTATTTTGGAATAGGTGTAAGTCTACCCCTGGTATCGGCCTTACTCATAAGAGGATGTGTTTTCTCTGCACAGGTAGAATGTCATATATATCTCAACCAGAACAAGTTGCTGGAgttctgcaggtcacatgacattGTGCTGGTCGGATTCAGTGTCCTGGGGTCCAGCAGGTTAGAGAACTGGTAAGAACATGTATACTGGCGTactgtacactatgtgatcaaaagtatccagacacccccaaaaacaccCGTTTTTCATAttcggtgcattgtgctgccccctactgccaggtcctccatatcagcgacctcagtagacattagacattgtgagagagcagaatgggagctcacggactttgaacgtggtcaggtgattgggcgtcacacatcacgcaggtcaatgccaaacgacgcctcggtgggtgtaaggagcgtaaacattggacgattgaacagtggaaaaacgttgtgtggagtgacgaatcacggtacacaatgtggcgatccgatggcagggtgtgggtatggcgaatgccagcgtgtgtagtgccaagaggcggtggtgttatactgtggtggtgtttttcatggagggggcttgcaccccttgttgttttgcgtggcactatcacagcacaggcctacattgatgtattaaacaccttcttgcttcccactggtgaagagcaattcggggatggcgagtgcaccttacaacacgatggagcacctgttcatactgcacggcctgtggcggagtggttacacgacaataacatctctgtaatggactggcctgcacacagtcctgacctgaatcctatagaagacctttgggatgttttggaacgccgacttggtgccaggcctcaccgacctacatggatacctctcctccgtgaagaatgggctgccattccccaagaaaccttccagcacctgattgagcgtctgcctgcgagagtggaagccgtcatcaaggctaagggtgggccaacaccatattgtatccggcattaccgatggaggggccgccaacttgtaagtcattctcagccgggtgtccggatacttttgatcacatagtgtatgtaatAGTATCGAAAGGATAGAATGGAATCTCGGGGCTGATCCCGGAGACATCGCTCATTGTGTAATGTTTTTGCCTCTCGGCCAGGATTGACCAGAATGCCCCCGGAGTGCTCGACAACCCTGTGATAAACGCCATCGCTAAGAAGGTGAACCGCACACCGGCCCAGGTGGCCGAGCGACATCTGCTGCAGAAGGGAATTGTCGTCCTTGCAAAAAGCTTCACCCCCGAGAGGATCAAAGAAAACTTCCAGGTCAGATGATATTGCATGGCTGCTTCAAAAACTACAACCCAATGGCTCCCCCTGTGGCCCAaaaatcatgaactactttcctctccgcatgacttgtgcggacaccatgcgacaaacacacggaccccattatagtctatggggtccgtgtgctttcagtgctcacctcttgtcaatgactttggtattccgttgggggggtccccatgcggactccacgaacggaataccgaatacagatgtgaaccagtccttacTCTTTGGATTAAAAAATGAATGAATTacaaaaattttggttttgagaaCATGGCCAGGAAAataacaaaaaccaaaaaaatcatTGTGCCCTCAAAAGTTTAATGTTTTGTGTTa includes the following:
- the LOC142204122 gene encoding dihydrodiol dehydrogenase 3-like, coding for MALKPDSYVVLNDGHKMPVLGFGTFAPPTYTKEQAGESTKVAIEVGYRHIDGSIMYGNEVQVGRAINSKIADGTVKREDIFYTGKLWNNYHTPERVRLALEKSLRDMQLDYLDLFLFHTPVEFKPGDELYPEDENGKPFFHYTDICDKWKALEACKDAGLVRSIGVSNFNRRQLERILNMPGLKYKPVCDQVECHIYLNQNKLLEFCRSHDIVLVGFSVLGSSRLENWIDQNAPGVLDNPVINAIAKKVNRTPAQVAERHLLQKGIVVLAKSFTPERIKENFQVFDFELSEEDMKALDGLNTNRRYLDLAVWSEHPDYPFHDEY